One Zingiber officinale cultivar Zhangliang chromosome 10B, Zo_v1.1, whole genome shotgun sequence genomic window, ggaaatgcagaaatgaatcTATCAGTCTGGCAACCCATGCTTTTGGTCCATgccatgttcttcttcttcatggatATAACTGTAAGTATCAGCATTCTCTAAAGTCCAAACGTCATTTGATTTCACTTTCCACCTCTTCTCCTTCTCGTGAGGAGTCTTGAAGGGCAAAATCCAATTGAAAGCATCGTTATTTCTGCATGACAGCACTAAGGAAAACTGCTCGAGTCTACTTTCCAACTCTGCTATTTTGCACTACCAAAACTTTCTTCTTATGAGAAGACTTCTCACCTATTCAGGCCACTGTATTTGTCAGTACACTTTAAATGTCGATATTACTGTTTCACCTTGAATTTTGCATGCGAATGAGGATAGTGAAACGTGGTTTTTTCCTTTTTCTAACAACAGACTTAATCTGTGGATGCTGCTGTTACAGCAAGTACCATGTTTGAAGTTTAGTACCGCAGCCTACCACTTTGTTACTGCCCATACAAAATTAAAAGGGCATTGGTGAAGTGATTGTTGTTTTATGGAGAGTACATAGTAAATTACACTAAAATAGTAAAGAtgtaataaatagataaataaaagagTAAGATTTAGAAATTAGTATTTTCCGATTGAAATATCGGCGTGTCGATtgtctttagaaaatttattatcgcccacggtgcagaggctctccggcaaaattctcccaagatccgacaaccactcgcgtcgtccgtaggtgcactccaaaacgaacgtcgcactcggactcaacctcagatcgcgaaaACCAAGACTCAGGACAAGGAAAAACTCTCGGAAAAGAAGAAGACAGTGCACGCATACACAGAGAAGGAAGGAGAGAAAGCAGACTGCTTGAGAGTGTATGAACCACGAATAGAGGTAGTGTATTTATTCACCTTGAAGCACTGCTTTGCCAACGAACCAAAGCGTGTGCCTCGGTTCGAAGTGCGTCGCTTCTTCACGCGCGGGATACTGCTTCGCCAGCGAACCAAAACGTTGGTTCCTCACGCGCCCCGCCAGGTGCGTCGATGGTTCATGCGGGACAGAAACAAACCAAACCAAGGACTAGCAAAAATAAATCAGGCCGCCTGAGGCCCACGAGcatggggatttgcaccccctgcgcgcgatgatcaCATGCGTCGCGtccgatttatggatttccgaCTCGAACACCCTGAAACCACTTGATTTGGACTCGATCCGTGCATGTGTGTAGGTCTCCTTAACTTTGCTAAGTAAGGATGGAAGAGATCTATATATAAAGTCTTCCAACCTTCTTAATTTAGCAATGTGAAACTAAATGTATTCATATACGTATTACCATAACAACTAAAATCAAAAAAAATACATTGAATTAAATACAAAACTCAACAGTGATTACCACAAACTGAAGAAGTTCATCTAGCAAGCCAAAGTCGATTTGTAAGGAACTGCCTGCCATGCATGTCATCGTCTCTCGCCCACATTGCAGGGGTGTGGTGGAGATTGGAAGGCGATGTCAGGTAAGTCCACAATGCCAAGTGTGTCAGAGTAAGTCCACGCCAATTTGGCCATGCCACGTACGTGTGAAGGATGAGTCTAGGTGCTTTAAAGTGATCCTAAAGATGTGGCTGTGGACTATCCCCATGCTATCTATTATTCTCTTTGAAGGTTGACTCGGCTTCTCTATTGATGCAACACCTAATCCTCCTAGTTTTTATATAAACTCTATCGTTCCCACTGTGTTTTTCCCTCTCATCAAACCCAACATGAGCGTCTTGAGCATGGTGGAGGCAGAGCTGCCTCCAGGGTTCAGGTTCCACCCGAGGGATGACGAGCTCATCTGCGACTACCTTGCAGTGAAGCTCGCCGGGAACCATGGCTGTTCTATGATGGTGGACGTGGATCCCAATAAGTGCGAGCCATGGGATCTCCCTGGTCAGGCTTCTAATCTTTCTTCTTTTTCAGATCACGAATTGAATAGCTTTCTGTCACTATTTATTCTCGTTTATTTAGATCTGATAGAATTGTTACGGTCGGTTATGCAATCTCTCACAGCTGCGAACTTGTTCATGTTCTTTTCcagaggaggaaaaaaaaaaaaattaaaaattccctttctatgtttatcttGATTAACTTTCCAGGCAATGGAAATTGTTCAAGTACCAAACTTTCCAGCACCTTTCGATCTCCTCGAGTTGTTTTATTCCTTCATGATTGAAGTCGACCACAATTTTTGTTGTGGTTGCCActtttattcttttctttcttgtccATCTACGAACTTTTCAGAAAAGAAAATATCCTTTAGAATGCATATACCTTCACctaaagtttttttttccctctttctttcttttttacttttataaAATATTGGTTTCCAACTCAAAGAAGACTTTCTAAAGATGTTGATGGATATTCTAACATCACGTCTCGACTGATCCAGAGTTATGTCTCTGTTCATGGATCCACTAAGAACCACACACGTGGTAGTTTCGCCCAGGGACCAACAAGGTCTCTGATCTCTTAGTGCTGATCCGGCTGGCTAATGTACAAGTGAGGCGTCGACGCTGACATCTTTCCTTTCGCGGTTAGACTCTCACTGGTCGAGACTTGCTTGTGATAATGCACCAGGGTGCGACAGCGCTGCAAGCAATCTCCATCATGGAGTTAGGTCCATTGCTGATGCTGAAAACGCCATGAACTAGTGCTTGTCCCACGTCGCCATGAACTAGTGCTCGATACAAATTTTAGCTTCATTTGAATTCCTATTCTtgatttgtgtgtgtgtgtgtgtgtgtgagaatGTCGAATTTTGATGAGTTGGATCCAGGTACTGCATGTGTGGGGGGCAAGGAGTGGTACTTCTTCAGCCTTCGAGATCGGAAGTACGCAACCGGGCAGAGAAAGAACCGGGCAACTGTGTCAGGCTACTGGAAGGCCACCGGAAAGGATAGATCGGTGGCCCGGAAGGGCGTGCTGGTCGGGATGAGGAAGACTTTGGTTTTCTATCAAGGAAGAGCTCCCAAGGGAAGGAAGACTGATTGGGTCATGCATGAATATCGCATGGAGGATTCTGCTTCTGCAACCCAAAAGATGTTGCCCTTCAAGGTTACATCTTCATCTCTCTCCCCTCTCTCTCTAGCATTTGCACAATTATTAAGCAGTCACAATCAGAATGCATGTGCACACCAGATTAAATTAAGTACTTGAATAAGATATCGACTAGAATCTATAGATTATTGTTGCGCCACTGATTGAGGTTTAGAATAAAACAAGTTGCTAGCTAATCTCTTCATGCATGAATATCTTGATTGTAGGCAATCATCTTAATCGCTCAACTACCAAACATAGTAATGAATTCTGAACACGCTTTCTTCGATCAGTTATTATCCTTTCATCATATCGATTACGACACTTGCGTTTCTTATGCGAGCAGGAAGATTGGGTGCTGTGCAGAGTGTTCTACAAGGGAAGAGAGGTCTCCGGCAAGGCAAGCATGGAGATATTGAGCCAAGACGATTCAGGCGGCCCGATGCTCCTCCCACCTCTCCTCGACAACTACAACTCCACTGACCAAACCTCACTCAACTTGGAAGGGTTTGGGCAGGTGCCCTGCTTCTCCAGAATAGCTCCAAGCCACGCACCTCAGGTCCCAACCATAACCCCACACCTGCCATCATCCGAAAGGGCCATCTCCCTACCAAGATGCTTTCCTCAAATAGCTGACCTGCCTAACTTGGGCTCTGGACCCAACCAGCTCGCTGCTGACAGGAAGCTCATGAAATCAGTATTGAGCAAGCTGGAAGGTGGTGGCTCGAAGCAAAGGATGGTGCAGAATTTAGTAGTTGAAGACTGTTTGGGGAGTTACTCAGCACAGGGTGGTCTGCCTACAGCTTGGATCCCTTTTTGAGATATGATAAGGTTGCAGTGCAATTAGTAGAAAATGACGTCTTCTATTTACATACACTCACTAAAACTTGTCCATATATTTATAGTGTGATGAGATTGAAACTGTTTTATATTCCTACTTTCTATAATGAGATGATGTGTTATGGTGGATAAGTCTGAGGAGAGTGGGAAATCTGAAGGTATACAGGAGAGTGAGGTTGACGGCTAATGGGATAAGATATAGACTACTAGTGAAGAAGAAAGCTTATGTAATTTGCTTAATTACACTGACCATGTGAAATTCAGCACATAAAATAAAAGAACTTGAGCCTAAAATTATGGAAGAAAATTTGGAATTggtttgaattttgatgtttttttttcaataaaaagaaatgaaaatatcatTTTCGTGATTCAGGTCTTCCTCTTTTTTATCTCCAGGTTCTCTGCTTTGGCACCAGCACATCACTTATTTATTAAGAGGGAAAAGAAGCACTATTTACATTTGACAAAATAATAATGGTGATTAAGTAAAGAAAGTGATAGGATCACACCATGATTATGATCTTATATTTAACTGTACTACGAAAGgagagaatttaattttaaatattctcGTAATTATTTCAAAGGACCAGAAGATCTCATAAATTGGTGTCTGTCACGGGCACCCAACTTCTTATTATTAAACCATAGTCAACTGCAGGCCTAAATGCAATTTACAGTTTCTCTAACAAGGAATTGCAGTCTTTGACATATTATCTAAAGAATTTTAAATCTTGTTTCTGATTCAAGACTGAATTTCATGACATCATGAAACAACTTGTTCCTGATTTAAAAGTTTTTCCAACAAAATCTTCTGTCCTGTTGATGCCATCTTTCGCAGTGCAAATTGATTTACAGATTAAAAAAGATCCCCATTATATTCTTCAGTGATCTGTTTGTCTGTGTATAGTTGTTGCTATATGCTAGTTTTATGCAGTCAGCAACAAATGAATCTTTACTTGCATCACATTTTTATCAACTCAGATTACCGAAAGCAACTGGAGGCCAACCTCTCAAGAACAGCTCCACAGTTTCATGAATATGAGATTGGACACGATGCTAAACCATTCTAAAAATCATCGATCATAGAACATCACAGCACATTTCTCGTTGCATATTCAATCAAATATACGATGAAGCTGATCCACCCTTGCTTGCAAGCTGCATTCCTGCCGAACTTTAAGCTGTGCAATTGTTGCTAGCGTCACCTGCTCAACAACCCATCGTTGAAATCATTCCTCTTTAGAGAAACTTCAGAATGAAGAAATGTATTGATTTATTGGAGATTTGGCCTGTAGCTCTGATACGGACAAATCTCACAGATTGGCCGAACCGTAATCTTTTCAAGAGCCTGTTCAAAACGATAGCTCACGGATGACGATTTGATGTATATTCCAAACAAGTATCAATCTGCCTCGCCTGGGGCCATCTTAACCTGTTCCATTATATAAATCAGAAAGAGgtgaaataataacaataaagaaATCATAACAGAGGTGGTGTGAAATAGGCGAGCATGGGGATTTTTAATTGGCTTTTGATATGACAAAAGAAATTAAGAGGACCAGCAGTTTACGAAAAGTTCAAAGTATTCGCAACGCCCACGAAATATCTGTAATGATGCCTGACAAAACTACGAGCCAATGAAATAAGAACAGGCATGATCCATACAAAAGGCATTAGAAGATAACACCTTTATGATTCAGATTGATTGCAACCTTTTATTCTGAAATAAGAACTGGCGTATATTGATAAGTCTGTCAATTTTCAACATTCGTCAGGGGCTTTTAAATGACATTCTGGCATTTATTGATTAACCCACTCATGCATTTTCTATGGAGTATCAAGCCATGAGCACTGCAGAAGATTTCAACTTTTGAAGCCCTTCTTGGTAAGTCTGGCAAGACTTTTTTTCACGAGCTCTGAAAAACCACGTCTCAGAATCATCTGGTGAAGGATTTTCTTCGAAACAAAGCTCATAGTATTCGTGCACAAATTACAACTTTTGCCTCCTTATTGCAGTTTGAAAATCTGGCAAATTgaggagaaaaggagaagaatgatTAGGAAAAGAACAAGTGGGAAGCAATGAAATGAAAGGCTAAAGGCCCATCTTTCCTAATCTTGGTCTTCTGTCAATGAAAGGAACTCTTGAGACCGGTTGTAGCAGCTCCTCTTCCAATCAGATTATTATAGTCACGCATGCAGCTGAAAATTTTGGGGCTCGGCTAAAGGCTAAAGCAAAACCACCACATACTGCACTCACTACtcttaaattagtttttaaagacAGGAAGATTGTCAAAATGAACATGGATTAAATCTCTGTTGCAAGAAGAGACTACCAAAGCACTTTCCTTGTGATTAATTCAATTGACAGTACTCTTGCTTTACAAGTTTTCGTAGCTGTGGAATAGCTATACTTTTGAGCCGTTTATAGAGTATAACATATGAGAAGATACTGCTTAGCCTACCTTGTGGTTATAACTATTCACAAATGATCCACTTagtattttccttattttccccaCAATCTTTTCCTTCTATTCATCACTTGTAAGCAAGCATCTGCTGAACTTATCGCTTTTATCTTTCTTCAGATTTAGGTTCCATCACCAAGAGATTAAAAGATCAGTAAACATGAAGAAGCCTACGCCATGACTTGATGAAAAGGTGAAATTTTAAATGCCATCAAGCTCTTCCACAGCCGATTGTCAGTCCGCAAAAAACACAAGCCAGTTCTTCAACTAAACTTTACCTCTTTAGGCTTCATCATATCCGTTTATGGTGATTTTCACCATGGTTTTATGCCTTTCTGGTTGATCTTAAATGGCCAGTACTTTCTACAGCTTTGGACTTTCAGAGAAGATGCCAGATGCTAAAGCTTTCTGGAGCCACAGCTCAAACTCAGTCCTCTGTAATCATCTCAGCATATAATCCCCATGGATATCTAGAAGGATTAGATCGCAGCTGTGTCCTATCCAAACTAACCTTGTTCACATGAAAGGTTGGTCCGTGAATATTAGGCTTGCAAGAAATTCCCTGCATATATCAGATTGTATGGAGTTAGATGAAAATGACTGGAAATTGATTATAATTGCATTGtgaattatttaaattatgtTTGAAGATGGTCGTAGCAATAAAAATAGAAGATGACATTTTGGAAATAGGTTAGAAGGTGTCTAATGCCAAAATATGTAAAGGCCTTGAAAGTTTTGGCTAAGGTTCTAGGCTCCAAACCCACCTTCGCCAAATGAATGTTTTGCTCCTACACACATTACATATAATATTTCCCTTTCCTCATAAGAACAAATATCATGATTAGGCCAGCAGTTCCTGACTTAGAAAAGCAATAACAAATCACGCAACTTCGTTTGttatttttaattaacaaatcaTCATATTATGTTGAGTTACCCTCTCCATTGTTTTATAATCCTGAGAAGAAAAAAGTTTCTCTATTTCAAGAATTTAAACTAAAACCAACTTGAAGGTATATATAATGGAtgcaaaactaaaagaagaaatctaAATCTTGGCGACTACTCCAGAGTTAACAAAATCTATCATATGTAATATAAGTCCGTCTTATAAATGTTTCTGTAATGCAACAAAGTAATCAAACACAAATGCTTACCTGACAAATTGCCCAATGCGACACATCAAATATCCTGCTCTCTGCACATACATAGGCTCGTGGTATTTCCATctgagaaagaaaaaaataaaataaaatttagtgCAATGAGGAAATTCAGGGGAAATTTTCACTACGACTGAGTATGCTTGTATGAAAAGATAGAAGGGCAGGGGATGGAAAGAAAAAGGATCACAAATATTGCACACAGCATGAATAACTCTGATCGTTTTGCTTTCCCTGCCCCTCTCCTTTCCCCTCCTATCTTTTTATCCAAGTAAACTCCTAAAAGATACAGGAAACAACAGGAATGGTTGTAAAACTGTTGCTTTATGGTACAAAGGGCTATTTTTCCCAGCAAATTTACAGACTACACCAGCTCAACAATTCATGGTGTCCACTTGTGCAAAAAAAAACATGCTGTTAAGATAAGAGTTCCATatgttattcagaaaattacaagATGAAGGATTCCAAGCAATGTTTGTAGTTTTACGAGAACGTACACAATATGCACTATGAAAGTGTCTCTTAGGCCATACAAAACTATGGAGTCAATTTTCAAAGAGGATATTTCCTGAAGTTTATCTCTCTGCATGTATTTATTAATTCTGTTAAACAAGGATGACCCAAACGAGTGATACACTCATCAATCAAAAATCACAAAAAAGGAGTCCTCCAATTTAGTTTCTGTGACTCAATGGAAACATAGTTCAAAGATTGGTGTCTAGAACCCTCCCTTGCAAGCCAATCTGCACAGATTTTCGCCTTCCTATCACAATGCTTAAAACTTAGTTGCTAACTTTTGGACTGCATGTATCTTATCTTCCCCACTTCAATGGAACATggacctccgcatgatccttctCTGCTTACTTATTTTAAAGACTTCCAAAGTTGCATCCTAATTCACAGTGTCAAGATTAATTCCAGTCCCACTCTGAGTAGGCTTACATGCTGTAATTTTGGCTAAGTAGTCCACCTCCAAGTATTTAATTATCCACTTTTCAGAAAAACAATTACAATTATGATAATGCCTAAGAAGGTTCCAGGAACAATAGAAAATTCACAAGTGAGATGAAGCAGAAAAAAAAATGGTTGTTGGAAGCTTTTACAATGCATAAACATGTAAAACATATCTTCCAAGGTGATCTTACAATTGTCGAGTGCCGAGTTTCCACCCACCCATCTCCATCTTTGGCTCGATGATACTGGAGGCAATCCTAATATAGAAGGAGACCACAGTCAAGCACCAAAAATAGCAAAGTCTTAGCACATGACCTGGGGATTATAACATTAAAATCTTGATTAGCTTTCACCTGACACCACCTTGCCCTGGCTTTATTTCGATTAGTGCATATCCATGTATGAGAATTTCCACACTTGGTGCACTCAATGCGCCTGGATTCTTTTGAACAGAATTCAACCTATGGTATAACACAATTGCATGGCTTCATCAGTTCTTCAAATCCCAGAAAATAAAATTACTCATCCAACATGCCGAAGTGAGAATTGTCAAATATATTACACCAGCCAAATCAGACCATAAAAAGGACACAATATCATGAGTCCATCTGTTACAACATCCATATTTAGTGTTATAACCATCAAATATCAGGCAATGGAAAATCAATGCCTAAACACATACAAATGCACTCTTAATTACATGACAACAATTTGAAAGAAGTGTAAACTCCATGATGAAATATTACCATATTAAGCTACTAAAAgtctataaaaaaaaagaaaattgcaTTCTTTATTGCATATTGTCTCTTACATGGCATGCAAGAATATAGAAACATGTAGAGATACTTGCATGACTAATTTAGTTATAGATAGTCATGTTTTGCAACATAtgctaaaattaaaataatgatcATAGATACAGTCCTACATCATTCATCTTATAAATAATACCTTCTGAGATGCAGTGGAGGACCTCTGATACACTCTACCAGGTTCTTCCTTCCTCAATTGTTCATCATAGTATTTCTTCTTAGTTAAATCTGACAGAACCTGAAATGTATTGATCATGAGTTGCATAGTATTGTATCATTGCCCTCTAAACCACTTTATATGTAATTTACCTCATATGAGAACTTCAGCTTGTCAAAGGATTCACATGCTAGTGAACTTCCCGTCCCCAGATTTTTGTCAGGGTGCACAAGCAAGACCTAGAATCAATTCATACAACCTAACTTATAATGTTCTGTAGGTCTAAGATTATTCTTTAATTTAAGAAACACCTGTGAATAAGGATTCAAATTGCACACCTTTTTACGGTATTCCTTCTTTAGTATCTTAGGGTCAATATTTGAGTTCCTGAGAAAACCCAGAACTTCATAATGGTTTGAACAGCTCATTATCCTTCTCATCTCAACCAATGCAGATGGTTCGACTACAACAACCTTACTAGGGGAAGCATCCTTGTTAGTATTTGTAATACTTGATACCTCGGGTGCAGTGCAAGCTGATTTAGAACACTCCACATGTTCAGGTTCTGTTATTGGAGGAGAATATTCAGTGTCAACAGAAAAGTCTTCCATGACTGGTTCTGAATCCTTTTGCACTTCCACATGTATGCTTTCATCAGTATAGTTGTATCTTTGGTGCatcttatttaaaatataattagagATGAACGAAAGATTCATCGACAGGAAAACTCCTAGTAGTCCCACCCGCATATAGACAGAATAAATGGAATATGCAGTTGCCAGAAAGATTAAGAAGTAAGCACGATTGAGCGAGAACATATAACCTGTCCACATCAGAATAAAATATCTACTCACTGGAAAAGTACAAGAAAGTCAGTACTGATTTATTATGAAAATGTGTTTGCATACCTGCAGTTATTAATAGAATTGTCATCATCCAAAAGTATCCGTAGATCCAAATGATCAAAACTCCATAATGCCCAACAATAAAAAGTCCAGGTGTAAAGCCCAAATAGTTAACGGCCACTAAAGCAGCACCCTGGAACAACCAGTGGCAGAGCCAGTTAAGATGAGGGTAATGAAACACAATaaaaatgcaaaatacaaataatgaAATGTGTAAAGGTAATTATCAAGAAAAATTATTCAAATAGTTTTACAATCATCAAGAATCTTAAAAGTCACTTAATAACATATATTATTGCATGTGTAGTATGTATTGTTCTAAAGTATATTGGGGTTAATTGACCCCTAAAGAGCCTTACCCCAGCACCAGTTCCAACACTAATACCAAAAAGTAACAAAGAATCACCAGTAGATAAGAGGAATGATACAATCAAACCAATAAGAGTGAAATATATAAAGCCCAAAAATCTCAATAAATCACATCAATGCATGAAATGGAATACATTGTCAACCAATGTgaggtaaaaaataaaaaagttcaaCTATGTTTATGGAGTTGAAAAGGAACCTAGGAGAATGTCTAGTAGAACAAACACACACatttaaaagaaacaaacaacaaccaagccttatcctacCAGGTGGAGTCGGCTACAcacatttaaaagaaaaaaaaatcacttaTAATGTTTAAAAGCCAAAAAAAAGATAGTGAGGGCAGCCTGCTACAGCAGCTCATGCATTCTAAAACAAAAATGATGCATCTTTGACAGAAATCACAATACATGCATGGAAAGTGTAAATCAGATAAAACATAAACACCATCTGATAACAACTTATGATCAATtatagacaaatcaaaattgaaCTTTATTTTGAAAGAAAAAGTATTATAGCAAAGAGGAGAATCCTAAGACTGATGTTtaagattatcaaaaaaaaaagataaaataaaaaattattaccaAGAGCAATTAGGTGTAGCTCCAATACGTTGATTAAATGATAGAAAAAAGATTATTACAATATAAGATGACCAGTAGATTCTATAGGTAGACAAGTTGAATAAATTTAGAGTTAGAGTTGCAAGGTGtagaaagagagaaaagaaacctCAAGTTAATACAAATGAAAGTGATTTAAAGGACCTTGCAATATAACCTTACATAGAGTTCAAGAGAGTTATAAGATTCATGCAACCAATCCAAAATAATTGGTAGTAGCATGGCTTCGTGGCGATGACAATTGATTAATTTTCAACATTCTTAATACAGGAATTCAAAGTTAATCAAGATGTGGATTAGAGAGAACAAGAGAAGAGTCAAAAGTGGGGGGACAAACGAGTACAAAAGGGAAACAGTTATAGCAGACTAAGAAGATAGATATACAAGGAATATAAATGGAAAAAGATAGACTTCTCGTAACAAACATTCTAAATCAATAAATGATTCAGTAGAATTACAAGATTTGTGCAGGATAGAAAGCAAAATGTTTGGCACATCACCAATGAGAAAGCAACATTTTACAGAAAGATTCAAATTTTACGTCAACAAACCATCTAATGAACAGGAAAAATATGTTTGTAAGTATTAAATATTTCAATATAATGTAATCATACTGCTGTGACACACATACTTCAAAATCACTTCCACTTGTCTTTGTATGGCCCATTCAGGTAGAACAATTAATCCAAATATGGCTCCATCTGGTTTCTATAGAATGGTCCATAATAGACTTTCAAATTTTAACATCCTTTTACGAGAAGTGCATTATGTATTAATATTATCTACTAGTGCTACGTACATGTACTCAATATGTGCACACTTTAATATACAATTATATTGCCCCGGGGGTATGGTTGAGTTGGCTATTGTGGGGTAGGTATTGCTACAATGGGCAAGGGGTCAAATCTTGGCAAAGCCGAGAAAAATACCCTCCCCACAGTGGCCAACTGCAGCTTTCCGATTTACCTTCTCACCGATGGTGTAGAGTCGCATGTGTGTGGCCGTTGGAGTGGCGGATTCCACCTTTAATATGCAATTATAGTTAGATTGTAAAAATTCCTACTGCTTAGCACATGTTGCTACACATTTTCTAATAGGAAATGGGCATTGGGCTATTGAGAACATAAATAATTCATCATTCTTTGCAATCAAGACAACATGGATTTAACCATAAGTATTGGAATAAATTTAATAGCGAACAGCAATAtgtaacaaaaaaataataataataaccaaCATATGCACTAGAGAAGATAAAGAGAGAGGCAAAACATGAAGCTTTGGCATAAAAGCAAATTGATGTTATATTCCCAGCTCTATTTCAGTTTCAAGTTAATGTCGAAAAGAAGATCAAATAAGGAATGTGTTcgcatatgaaaaaaaataatttgataggAACAAACCAGACTCAGAAGCACATAAACTAGTGATGTCGTTGAAGCCAAGCAAAGGAAGAAACTCCACAGAATGACGAATAGAGCTGTTGGACCTAAAGTAAACACGGACCTTACACCTCCAACATCACATTCTCTCCACTGCGACAAAAGCCCAAGTAGAAAGCTAGCAGCAATCACGCACAATCTATAGATCAGCGGCCAGTGGCGGTCAAATAGAAACAAG contains:
- the LOC122030267 gene encoding NAC domain-containing protein 21/22-like, translated to MSVLSMVEAELPPGFRFHPRDDELICDYLAVKLAGNHGCSMMVDVDPNKCEPWDLPGTACVGGKEWYFFSLRDRKYATGQRKNRATVSGYWKATGKDRSVARKGVLVGMRKTLVFYQGRAPKGRKTDWVMHEYRMEDSASATQKMLPFKEDWVLCRVFYKGREVSGKASMEILSQDDSGGPMLLPPLLDNYNSTDQTSLNLEGFGQVPCFSRIAPSHAPQVPTITPHLPSSERAISLPRCFPQIADLPNLGSGPNQLAADRKLMKSVLSKLEGGGSKQRMVQNLVVEDCLGSYSAQGGLPTAWIPF
- the LOC122029433 gene encoding uncharacterized protein LOC122029433, producing the protein MGSVGLFKRGWKRLHPKKQAFTSIGVAAGFARERLLFLFDRHWPLIYRLCVIAASFLLGLLSQWRECDVGGVRSVFTLGPTALFVILWSFFLCLASTTSLVYVLLSLGAALVAVNYLGFTPGLFIVGHYGVLIIWIYGYFWMMTILLITAGYMFSLNRAYFLIFLATAYSIYSVYMRVGLLGVFLSMNLSFISNYILNKMHQRYNYTDESIHVEVQKDSEPVMEDFSVDTEYSPPITEPEHVECSKSACTAPEVSSITNTNKDASPSKVVVVEPSALVEMRRIMSCSNHYEVLGFLRNSNIDPKILKKEYRKKVLLVHPDKNLGTGSSLACESFDKLKFSYEVLSDLTKKKYYDEQLRKEEPGRVYQRSSTASQKVEFCSKESRRIECTKCGNSHTWICTNRNKARARWCQDCLQYHRAKDGDGWVETRHSTIMEIPRAYVCAESRIFDVSHWAICQGISCKPNIHGPTFHVNKRTEFELWLQKALASGIFSESPKL